A genomic region of Lycorma delicatula isolate Av1 chromosome 4, ASM4794821v1, whole genome shotgun sequence contains the following coding sequences:
- the LOC142324142 gene encoding uncharacterized protein LOC142324142 has translation MEFVIKLAVLLILLKYVFGWYFCPTKCECISQSVDCSHRGLKELPIYFPPHVESLDLSGNELYYLSDILHDLQSLAHLNLGWNQLHHIPDTSLQNLLKLKTLNLSGNKFHRLSDIQGIHYSNNLIELYLQNNPIYEIGSCSSDDTLYSESLNKLDLSKCVITNIDRCAFKWLTNLTHLYLSGNPLQQLTKIVSNSIQHLDVTNCDIQYIIAQAFDELPELKYLDLSQNSNLKVHTPFDNRYMSVSLIHLDATNCDMTELILSKFPNLKYSSFKGNFIRELPPRLLYQNQQLIKLDLSENLISSINYATFIGGESLINLDLSSNFIQDFNPGTFSGLFRLTKLKLSKNPLKWIPNISSVSLQYLDVSDCEIAEISYSISYNIPQIRTLNLSNNPIEFLSNEIHLDYLTELDLSYCRITMISIKAFKNLPTLKKLDIRGNRLTNVFNHLMMDYMINIKEIIVTNNPWQCGCNTTNHEEFLRFVIARSPSENEQDLTCLIPDSQLEISWTKSCQLSLEKNDKKYKSERHWTAFLLIFAVMSSLVLVMLVLRHNLALTGDRPQDNNDNVEPHTTPYPVRSPIADILQLPTYEEAILLPKPTVLSLNDSRREVATCTSNQSLNNENHESNNIDCDDEDIRSDMEDCSLCHYHDNLNVSSTSL, from the exons ttggcagtattattaatattactaaaatacgTCTTTGGTTGGTATTTCTGTCCAACAAAGTGTGAGTGTATAAGTCAAAGTGTAGACTGCAGTCACAGAGGTCTAAAAGAATTGCCAATATATTTTCCTCCACat GTTGAAAGTCTGGATCTCTCTGGAAATGAACTGTACTATTTATCAGATATATTACATGATCTACAGTCTTTGGCCCATTTGAATTTAGGATGGAATCAGTTACATCATATACCTGACACAAGTTTACagaatttgttgaaattaaaaacattaaatctgTCAGGAAATAAATTTCATAGGTTATCTGATATTCAAGGAAttcattattcaaataatttaatagaattatactTACAAAATAATCCAATATATGAAATTGGTTCGTGTTCTTCAGACGATACACTCTACAGTGAATCTTTAAACAAACTTGATCTCTCAAAATGCgtaattactaatatagatcGATGTGCCTTTAAATGGTTGACtaatttaacacatttatatttatctgGCAACCCACTACAACAACTAACAAAAATTGTATCTAACTCTATACAACACTTAGATGTAACAAACTGtgatatacaatatataatagcACAAGCATTTGATGAATTaccagaattaaaatatttagatttatcacaaaattcaaaTCTTAAAGTGCATACACCATTTGATAATAGATATATGTCTGTGTCATTAATACATCTTGATGCAACTAACTGTGATATGACAGaactaattttatcaaaatttccaaatttaaaatactcatcatttaaaggaaattttattcgAGAATTACCACCCAGATTACTGTATCaaaatcaacaattaattaaacttgatctatcagaaaatttaatatcatcaataaacTATGCGACATTTATCGGAGGTGAATCTTTAATAAATCTTGatttatcatcaaattttataCAAGATTTTAATCCAGGTACATTTTCAGGTTTATTTAGATTAACAAAATTGAAACTATCAAAAAATCCTTTGAAATGGATACCAAATATTAGTTCAGTATCACTTCAATATCTTGATGTAAGCGACTGTGAAATTGCTGAAATAAGTTATTCAATATCTTACAATATACCACAGATACgtacattaaatttatcaaataatcctATTGAATTTTTATCCAATGAAATACATCTTgattatttaacagaattagaTTTAAGTTACTGTCGCATCACGATGATAAGtattaaagcatttaaaaatttacctacGCTTAAAAAACTTGATATAAGAGGAAATAGATTAACAAATGTGTTTAACCATTTAATGATggattatatgattaatattaaagaaattattgtaacaaataatCCATGGCAATGCGGATGTAATACAACAAATCACGAAGAATTTTTAAGATTTGTTATTGCACGAAGTCCAAGTGAAAATGAACAAGATTTAACGTGTCTTATTCCCGACAGTCAACTGGAAATATCATGGACAAAATCATGTCaattatctttagaaaaaaatgataaaaaatataaatctgaacgTCACTGGACAGCATTTCTACTGATATTTGCAGTTATGTCTTCACTTGTattagtaatgttagttttaagaCACAATCTAGCATTAACTGGTGATAGACCAcaagataataatgataatgtagaACCACATACAACCCCGTACCCAGTAAGGTCTCCAATAGCTGATATACTTCAGCTTCCAACATATGAAGAAGCCATACTTTTACCAAAACCAACAGTATTAAGTTTAAATGATTCTAGACGTGAAGTAGCAACATGTACATCTAATCAAagcttaaataatgaaaatcatgaaAGTAACAATATAGACTGTGATGATGAAGATATAAGAAGCGATATGGAAGATTGCTCACTTTGCCATTATCATGATAACTTGAACGTAAGTTCAACATCTTTGTAA